The following are from one region of the Rhodanobacter sp. LX-99 genome:
- a CDS encoding HAMP domain-containing sensor histidine kinase, which translates to MSSSAPLTVPRAGTATIRHELSFLNAFRLVQALVYVGLAFSPPGLGWPELATPDFARAVATAYLMFALVALLFNRRSMPYARTVVATTLAVDITAAVLAIAAMHDARIGIAMMLAVNLSAGALILPLRLSSFFAALATLGMLGHTLFGASAGSPGDRDLLEAALFGLAYFATTTLCHVLGRQLRATEALAEQRSTDLANLAQVNELIIRRMKTGVLLVDDANRIHQINESAWMLMGNPGADQRDLGQLAPELSRRLYHWMTSGKLDETATQLADGVPEVVPRFTRLAPNDDSHVLIFLDDTSLLSRRAEELTLTSLGRLSASIAHEIRNPLAAIRYSAQLLAESKSMDATDQRMVEIINNHCIRLNEIIENILQLSRRERSRPETLDLGHWAQAFVEEYCQGNDLGADSLRAIANSGAPVAAVADPQQLQQVVWNLVQNALRYGRLPGEPARVMVVTRQGEHGVPILEVIDRGPGIAPKVAAQIFEPFYTTHEYGTGLGLYLARQMSDANQAALEYVRVAGGGSCFRLVLTPPARSPAEAADTTAQAATR; encoded by the coding sequence ATGTCCAGCTCAGCACCCTTGACTGTCCCGCGCGCAGGCACCGCGACGATCCGCCACGAGCTGTCGTTCCTCAACGCCTTCCGGCTGGTGCAGGCGCTGGTCTACGTGGGCCTGGCGTTCAGCCCGCCGGGGCTGGGCTGGCCCGAACTGGCCACTCCCGACTTTGCCCGCGCCGTGGCCACGGCGTATCTGATGTTTGCCCTGGTCGCACTGCTGTTCAACCGGCGCAGCATGCCGTATGCGCGCACGGTGGTGGCGACGACCCTGGCGGTGGACATCACCGCTGCCGTGCTGGCGATCGCCGCGATGCACGATGCGCGCATCGGCATCGCGATGATGCTGGCGGTGAACCTCAGCGCCGGCGCGCTGATCCTGCCGCTGCGGCTGTCCAGCTTCTTCGCCGCGCTGGCCACGCTGGGCATGCTCGGGCATACCCTGTTCGGCGCCTCCGCCGGCAGCCCCGGTGACCGCGACCTGCTCGAGGCCGCGCTGTTCGGCCTGGCCTACTTCGCCACCACCACGCTGTGCCACGTGCTGGGCCGGCAGCTGCGCGCCACCGAGGCGCTGGCCGAGCAGCGCAGCACCGACCTGGCCAACCTGGCCCAGGTCAACGAACTGATCATCCGCCGCATGAAGACCGGCGTGCTGCTGGTCGACGACGCCAACCGCATCCACCAGATCAACGAGTCGGCGTGGATGCTGATGGGCAACCCCGGCGCCGACCAGCGCGACCTCGGCCAGCTGGCGCCGGAGCTGTCGCGCCGGCTGTACCACTGGATGACCTCCGGCAAGCTGGACGAAACCGCCACCCAGCTCGCCGACGGCGTGCCCGAGGTGGTGCCGCGCTTCACCCGGCTGGCGCCGAACGACGACTCGCACGTGCTGATCTTCCTCGACGACACCTCGCTGCTGTCGCGCCGTGCCGAGGAACTCACGCTGACCTCGCTGGGCCGGCTGTCCGCCTCGATCGCGCACGAGATCCGCAACCCGCTGGCGGCGATCCGCTACTCGGCGCAGCTGCTGGCCGAGTCCAAGAGCATGGACGCCACCGACCAGCGCATGGTCGAGATCATCAACAACCACTGCATCCGGCTCAACGAGATCATCGAGAACATCCTGCAGTTGTCGCGGCGCGAGCGCTCGCGTCCGGAAACGCTGGACCTGGGCCACTGGGCGCAGGCCTTCGTCGAGGAGTACTGCCAGGGCAACGACCTGGGCGCCGACTCGCTGCGCGCGATCGCCAACAGCGGCGCGCCGGTGGCGGCGGTGGCCGACCCGCAGCAACTGCAGCAAGTGGTGTGGAACCTGGTGCAGAACGCGCTGCGCTACGGCCGCCTGCCCGGCGAGCCGGCGCGGGTGATGGTGGTGACCCGGCAGGGCGAGCACGGCGTGCCGATTTTGGAAGTGATCGACCGCGGCCCCGGCATCGCTCCGAAGGTGGCCGCGCAGATCTTCGAGCCGTTCTATACCACCCACGAATACGGCACCGGCCTGGGCCTGTACCTGGCCCGGCAGATGAGCGACGCGAACCAGGCGGCGCTGGAATACGTGCGCGTGGCCGGCGGCGGCAGCTGCTTCCGGCTGGTGCTGACCCCGCCGGCGCGCAGCCCGGCCGAAGCTGCGGACACCACTGCCCAGGCGGCTACGCGCTGA
- a CDS encoding LacI family DNA-binding transcriptional regulator, producing the protein MSKKGARKNASGGLTMADLAQLAGVSKITVSRALGDSPLVNPETRERIQALALERGYKLNISARNLRLRRSHTVAVIVEMKPSTDRTMFDPYPLVLLGGISQELTAAGYSVLLTTRQGASAAAVQAADGLILLGQGAHQDAVRRFDKLCLPMVVWGAQSASDAHVVVGSDNRLGGAVVARHFIALGRRRPVFIGNPSHPEIFERLDGFIDALAVRGIKPLLMRRDEFTVDSGMDAVRSLHERKVGFDAIFACNDLLAMGAIRATLDLGRSVPADVSVVGYDDMPLGASFLPPLSSVRQDWQEGGMLLARKVLALIDGEPAKSECLPVSLIVRST; encoded by the coding sequence TTGAGCAAGAAAGGCGCGCGCAAGAATGCGTCAGGCGGCCTGACCATGGCCGATCTGGCGCAACTGGCCGGGGTATCCAAGATCACCGTCTCGCGGGCGCTGGGCGACAGCCCGCTGGTCAACCCGGAAACCCGCGAGCGGATCCAGGCGTTGGCGCTCGAGCGCGGCTACAAGCTCAACATCAGCGCGCGCAACCTGCGCCTGCGTCGCAGCCATACCGTGGCGGTGATCGTGGAGATGAAGCCGTCCACCGATCGCACCATGTTCGACCCGTACCCGCTGGTGCTGCTGGGCGGCATCTCGCAGGAACTGACCGCGGCCGGCTACAGCGTGCTGCTGACCACCCGCCAGGGCGCCAGCGCCGCGGCGGTGCAGGCGGCCGACGGGTTGATCCTGCTGGGCCAGGGCGCGCACCAGGACGCGGTGCGCCGGTTCGACAAGCTGTGCCTGCCGATGGTGGTGTGGGGCGCGCAGTCGGCCAGCGACGCGCACGTGGTGGTGGGCAGCGACAACCGCCTCGGCGGCGCGGTGGTGGCGCGGCACTTCATCGCGCTGGGCCGGCGCCGTCCGGTGTTCATCGGCAATCCCAGCCACCCGGAAATCTTCGAGCGCCTGGACGGTTTCATCGACGCGCTGGCGGTGCGCGGGATCAAGCCGCTGCTGATGCGTCGCGACGAGTTCACCGTGGACTCGGGCATGGATGCGGTGCGTTCGCTGCATGAGCGCAAGGTCGGCTTCGACGCGATCTTCGCCTGCAACGACCTGCTCGCGATGGGCGCGATCCGCGCCACGCTGGACCTGGGGCGTTCGGTGCCGGCCGATGTCTCGGTGGTCGGCTACGACGACATGCCGCTGGGCGCCAGCTTCCTGCCGCCGTTGAGTTCGGTGCGGCAGGACTGGCAGGAAGGCGGCATGCTGCTGGCGCGCAAGGTGCTGGCCCTGATCGATGGCGAGCCGGCCAAATCGGAATGCCTGCCGGTCAGCCTGATCGTGCGTTCGACCTGA